One Intestinimonas butyriciproducens genomic window, ATGCAGAAGATCAAATGGGAGCTGGAGGACCTGTCCCTCCAGTACCTGGACCCGGTGGGCTATCAGGAGATCAGCGACGAGCTGCTCCGCCGCTCCTCCGCCCATGAGGAGTTCATGGCGGGGATCCAGAAGAAGATCAAGGACCGCCTGGCGGAGGAGGGCATCAAGGCTACCGTCTATGGCCGGGTGAAGCACATCTACTCCATCTACCGGAAGATGTTCGCCCAGAACAAGACCCTGGACGAGATCTTCGATCTCTACGCCTTCCGGGTCATCGTGGACGACATCCCAGAGTGCTACAACGTCCTGGGCTGCATCCACGACCTCTTCAAGCCGGTGCTGGGCCGGTTCAAGGACTATATCGGCACCCCCAAGCCCAACGGCTACCAGTCCCTGCACACCACGGTCATCGGCCGGGAGGGCATCCCCTTCGAGGTGCAGATCCGCACCTGGGAGATGCACCACACCGCGGAGTACGGCATCGCCGCCCACTGGAAGTACAAGCAGGGCCTTGCCAACGACAAACTGGGCACCGAGGAGGCCTTCGAGTGGGTCCGCAAGCTGCTGGAAAATCAGCAGGACACCGACGCGGAGGAGTACGTCCGCACCCTCAAGGTGGACATGTTCGCCGACGAGGTGTTCGTCTTCACCCCCCGGGGCGACGTGGTGAACCTGCCCGCCGGGGCCACCCCCATCGACTTCGCCTACTCCATTCACTCCGCCGTGGGCAACGCCATGACGGGGGCCAAGGTGAACGGGCGCATCGTCACCTTTGATTACCAGCTCCAGTCCGGGGACATTGTGGAGGTTATCACCTCCAAATCCGCCCACGGCCCCAGCCGGGACTGGATGAAGATCTGCAAGTCCAACGAGGCGCGGAACAAGATCAAGCAGTGGTTCAAGAAGGAGCGCCGGGAGGAGAACATCGTCACCGGGCGGTCCATGTTCGAGTCCGAGCTCAAGCGCACCGGGATCTCCCTGGCCGCCATCACCAGCGAGGAGGTGCTGCCCCACCTCCTCAAAAAGGTGGGCTCCGGCTCCCTGGACGATCTGTACGCCGCCATCGGCTACGGCGGCATGACCGCCCAGAAGGCGGTGAACCGAATCCGGGACGAGCTGGGCCGCCTGACCCGGGATAAAAATGAGAAGGCCGCCGCCGAACGCCTGGCCTCCGAGGGGACCTCTCCCCAACTGGCCGCCCCCGCCAAGCTGATCCCCGGTGCCCGGCGCAGTGAATCGGGCATCATCGTGGAGGGGCTGGACAACTGCCTGGTGAAGTTCGCCAAGTGCTGTACGCCCGTGCCCGGGGATCCGGTGGTGGGATTCATCACCCGGGGCTTCGGCGTGTCCGTCCACCGGCAGGACTGCCCCAACGCCGACCCGGCCCGGCGCAAGCCGGAGGAGGAGGGCCGGTGGGTGAAGGTCTCCTGGGGGGAGAGCGAGCTGGCCTCCTACCAGACCTCTCTGGAGATCTCCGCCAAGGACCGGGACGCCCTGGCCCTGGATGTGACCATGGCGCTCACCGCCGCGAAGGTCAAGGTGCAGAGCTTCTCCGCCCGCAGCCTCCCCGACGGGTACGCCATGGTGTCCATCGTGCTGGAAGTGCGGGACCGGAACGAGCTCACCAGCCTCATCAACAAGCTCGGCCAGATCTCCGGCGTGTACCAGGTGAAACGGGCCACGGGGTAAAACGAAGCGCGGAGCGCCCGGAGCAGCGCGGATGGACCGGAGCGAGGGCGAGCGGCGGGCCGCAAAGCGGCCCAAAGACCAGCCCGAGTCGGAGGGAAGCCGCGCGTCGCGCAGCCGCCGCAGCGTGACAGGAGAGAAGCGCGGAGCGCCGGGAGCAGGACAACAGCGAAACACGCAGACGAAAAAACAGGGCGGGCCGAGGCCCGGCGGCATTTTTCGCGGAGTGTTGAGCAGTTATCCGTCGCGGAGGGCGCGGAGCGTGACAGACCCGAAGCGCGGAGCGCCCGGGAGCAGGCGCACAGCAAGCCGCAAGGGGGCCCCGCAAAGCCGCAGGGCTTTGTGGGGAGAGGAGCCGGCTTATCGACCCGGCCATCCTTCCACAAAACGATTAGGGAGCAATGGAAATGCCTACAATAGAGATAGAGAGCAAGATAGCCGACGCCTTCCGGGGCGGGGAGATCCGCCGCCGGGAGCTGCGGCTCACCGGCGAGGAGGCCGCGTATATCCGTGCGCATTTCGCCGCCGTGGTCCTCCCCATGGAGCCGGAAGAGGGCAAGAGCTGGTATGAAATCACCTTTCGGGGAGCTGAAAACTGATGGAGACATCCTTCCTGCCCCTCCTGTTCGGCGGGGATATCAACGTGTACAGCATGGCCCGGGCCTTTCATGAGGCCTACGGCATCCGGTCCACCGCCTACGGCAAGTTTGCCACCGGCGTGTGCTATGAGAGCGCCATTTTGGACTACCGGGTCTGCGCCCAAAATGAGGACGGGCCCACGTTCTTCCAAAACGTGTGCGGCTATGCCGGGGAGCACCCGGACAAGACGGTGCTGGTCATCGGCTGCGGCGACAGCTATGTGAAGCTGGCGGCCCGCTACCGGGATCAGTTCCCCGCCAACGTGATCGCCCCCTACATCGACTACGATCTGATGGACCGGCTCACCAACAAGGAGAAATTCTATGAGCTGTGCGACCAGTTCGGCATCGACCACCCCGGCACCTTCGTCTACCGCCGGGAGATGGGCTATGACTTCCAGCTCCCCTTCGGCGCCCCTTACATCTGTAAGCCCTCCAACGGCGTGGCCTACTGGGAGCACGATTTCCCCGGCAGCGAGAAGGTGTTCTGCCTCCCCACCCGGGAGGCGCTGGAGACCACCCTGGACAAAGTCTACGCCGCCGGGTACCCCGACTCCATGATCATTCAGGAGTTCATCCCCGGGGACGACAGCTTCATGCGGGTGCTCACCTGCTACTCCGGCGCCGACGCCAAGGTCAGGCTCATGTGCCTGGGCCACGTGCTTCTGGAGGAGCACACCCCCCACGGCGTCGGCAATCACGCCGTCATCATCACCGAGCCCAACGACGAGCTGTGCGAAAAATTCCGGCTCTTTCTGGAGGCCCTGCACTTTACCGGCTTTTCCAACTTCGACATCAAGTACGACCAGCGGGACGGGAAATTCAAGGCCTTTGAGATCAACACCCGCCAGGGGCGCAGCAACTACTACGTCACCGGCGCGGGATACAACCTGGCACGGATTCTGGTGGAGGACCGGGTGGAGCACAGGCCCCAGCCGCTCACCGTCACCCACAACCGCTCCCTGTGGATGGTGGTCCCCCGCAGGGTGGCCTACGAGTACACCCCCAGGCGCTATCACCAGGAGATGCGCGCCCTCATCCAGGCGGGAGCGGTCACCAATCCCTTGCGGTACGGCCCGGATTCCGCCCTGAAGCGGAAGCTGAAGCTGGAGAAGAACCAACTGGGGCACTTCGTCAAATTCAAAAAGTACTACCACCGGCCGGAATAGGGCGGCGCCCGGCGGGGATGCAGGAGGCACAGGAATGGAACAAGAGCAGCGCCTGGGCATTTTGGGGGGGATGGGCCCCCAGGCCACCCAGGTCTTTTACCAGCGGATCCTGGACAAGACCGATGCATCCCGGGACCAGGAGCACGTGCCCACCCTGATCTGGAGCGACACCGGGATGCCCGACCGCACCCGGGCCATCCTCTCCGGGGAGACGGAGCCGGTTTTTGCCCGGCTGCTCTCCGGCGCCCGCCTGCTGGAGCGGGAGGGCTGCACCGTGCTGGCCATCCCCTGCAACACCTCCCATTTTTTTGCCGACCGTCTCCAGGCCGGGCTGCGGATCCGCCTTTTGAACATGGTGCGCCTCTCGGCGGCGGCCATGGCGGCCCGGGGATGTCGGCGGGTGGGCATCCTGGCCACCGACGGCACGGTGCGCACCGGCATCTACCAGCGGGAGTGCGCCGGGCAGGGCGTGGAGGCCGTGGTCCCGGGGCCCCAGGCCCAGGCCCTCACCATGAGCATCATTTACGACGAGATCAAGCGGGGAGAGAGCGGCTCCCGGGAGAAGTTCGCCGCCATCGACCGGGACCTCCGGTCCCAGGGGTGCGACGGCGCCATCCTGGCCTGTACGGAGCTGTCGGTGTACAAGGAGTATCACGGTGTGTCGGAGCTGTACCTGGACGCGATGGACGTGCTGGCCGAGGAGAGCATCCGGGCCTGCGGATATCCCCTACGGAGCGTGTAGCAGGAAGCGGAAGAGGGCCTCGCGGTCCGTCTCCTCCCGGTGGAACTCCGCCTCCTGATAGGCCTCGAAGAGACGGAGCTGCTCCGGAGACATAGTGCCCCGCAGGGCCTGCTCCAGGGCGCGGTCCCGGGGGGCCTCCGGGGCATGGGCCTCGACAAGATCGAAGATTTCAGATAGAATATCATTCACTGGAAGTATCTCCTTTCGGAGATATTATAATATCTCCATACGGATATAGTCAAGGGGGTAGGCATGGAAATTTTGGCGCAACGTATGCGGAGCTTGCGGAAAGAACGGCATATACGCCAGGAAGTCATGGCAGAGGCCCTTGGCGTCTCTATCAGCGCCTACCGCCGGTATGAGCTCAATGAGCGGGAACCCGCAGCTCCCTTCCTTGTGGACTTTGCCGACTACTTTGGCGTTTCAACGGACTACCTGCTGGGCCGCAGGGACGAACGGTTGTAGGGCCCCCAAGTTGTCCGCCTGCGGGCGGACGGGGATTGGAGGCCCCCCCTCCGGGGGCCAAACCCATTTCTTTTTCCCTTTGAAAAAGAAACGGTTTTGGATACCAAAGAAAAATGGGCTTTTACGGGGGCCATGGCACGGACCTACCAGGCAAGATCAACGGCGTCCATCGTCTTTACGCTCCCTGCGAGCACCAGCCCCGGCCGTTACGGCCTCCGTGGATGGAACACTGACGCGTTGGCGTCCTATCTTGGGAACGCCTGGTTTTACGACGAGCTTGATGGGTGCGTGCCGACGCGGGAGTCCGGCCCCTGGGGGGTGTCTCCAATAGGGGGGCCGGAGCCCCCCTGATTGGTCGTTTTTAAAAGGGGAGATTCCAAAGAGGGGGAAGATCGAAATCCCCCTCTTTGGCCCTTCTTTCCCGCCGCTTTCTTTGGGAAGAAAGCGGCGCCCCCGGAGGGCGGAACCCTCCGTCCCCGTCCCCCCCTCAGGGGGGATATTCTCATCCCGCCCGCTGGCGGACCTTCCCCCGTCCCCCGGAGGGGCACCCCTCCCAGCCGGGGGGCAGCCCCCAAAAAACCAAAATGAGGTGACAATGATGGTCCTCCCCATCCGCCCGCTGGGCGATTACTGGCAGCTTTTACAGAAACACGGCCTCCTCTCCTCGGACAAGCCCCTCCCGGCGGAGCTGCTCTCCCGCCCGGTGCACCTGGTCTCCTGCGACTCCCAGGCCGTGGAGCCGGGGACCCTCTTCATCGTCAAGGGGGCCCACTTCCGGGGGCGGTACCTGGCGGACGCGCTGGAAAAAGGGGCCTTCGTCTACCTCTCCGACCATGTGTGGGAGGAGGCGGGCGCGGCCCCCTGCCTGCTGGTGCGGGACGTGCGCAGGGCTATGGCGCTGCTGGCCGACTTCTACTACGACCACCCCAGCGGCAAGCTCAGCGTGGTGGGGATCACCGGCACCAAGGGCAAGTCCTCCACCACGTACTACCTCAAATATATCTTTGACGAGTACCTCTCCGCCAGGAAAAAGCGGCCCAGCGGCGTCATCTCCTCCATCGACACTTTTGACGGCGTGGAGCGGTTCGAATCCCACCTCACCACGCCGGAGCCCCTGGACCTGGAGCGCCATTTTGCCAACGCCGTGTCCTCCGGCCTGGAGTACCTCACCATGGAGGTCTCCAGCCAGGCCCTGAAGTACGACCG contains:
- a CDS encoding helix-turn-helix domain-containing protein produces the protein MRSLRKERHIRQEVMAEALGVSISAYRRYELNEREPAAPFLVDFADYFGVSTDYLLGRRDERL
- a CDS encoding aspartate/glutamate racemase family protein is translated as MEQEQRLGILGGMGPQATQVFYQRILDKTDASRDQEHVPTLIWSDTGMPDRTRAILSGETEPVFARLLSGARLLEREGCTVLAIPCNTSHFFADRLQAGLRIRLLNMVRLSAAAMAARGCRRVGILATDGTVRTGIYQRECAGQGVEAVVPGPQAQALTMSIIYDEIKRGESGSREKFAAIDRDLRSQGCDGAILACTELSVYKEYHGVSELYLDAMDVLAEESIRACGYPLRSV
- a CDS encoding RelA/SpoT family protein produces the protein MDPVLESYYALEEKVKQYNPNLDTKRLFAAFQYADNAHSGQLRKDGSPFVTHPLAVAEIVAELELDTDSIIAALLHDCIEDTGSTHEEIAKLFGPAVADLVEGVTKLTRVQYTSKEEEQMENLRKMLMAMAKDIRVILIKICDRLHNMRTMNYQSARKQREKALETMEIYAPIAHRLGMQKIKWELEDLSLQYLDPVGYQEISDELLRRSSAHEEFMAGIQKKIKDRLAEEGIKATVYGRVKHIYSIYRKMFAQNKTLDEIFDLYAFRVIVDDIPECYNVLGCIHDLFKPVLGRFKDYIGTPKPNGYQSLHTTVIGREGIPFEVQIRTWEMHHTAEYGIAAHWKYKQGLANDKLGTEEAFEWVRKLLENQQDTDAEEYVRTLKVDMFADEVFVFTPRGDVVNLPAGATPIDFAYSIHSAVGNAMTGAKVNGRIVTFDYQLQSGDIVEVITSKSAHGPSRDWMKICKSNEARNKIKQWFKKERREENIVTGRSMFESELKRTGISLAAITSEEVLPHLLKKVGSGSLDDLYAAIGYGGMTAQKAVNRIRDELGRLTRDKNEKAAAERLASEGTSPQLAAPAKLIPGARRSESGIIVEGLDNCLVKFAKCCTPVPGDPVVGFITRGFGVSVHRQDCPNADPARRKPEEEGRWVKVSWGESELASYQTSLEISAKDRDALALDVTMALTAAKVKVQSFSARSLPDGYAMVSIVLEVRDRNELTSLINKLGQISGVYQVKRATG
- a CDS encoding ATP-grasp domain-containing protein, producing the protein METSFLPLLFGGDINVYSMARAFHEAYGIRSTAYGKFATGVCYESAILDYRVCAQNEDGPTFFQNVCGYAGEHPDKTVLVIGCGDSYVKLAARYRDQFPANVIAPYIDYDLMDRLTNKEKFYELCDQFGIDHPGTFVYRREMGYDFQLPFGAPYICKPSNGVAYWEHDFPGSEKVFCLPTREALETTLDKVYAAGYPDSMIIQEFIPGDDSFMRVLTCYSGADAKVRLMCLGHVLLEEHTPHGVGNHAVIITEPNDELCEKFRLFLEALHFTGFSNFDIKYDQRDGKFKAFEINTRQGRSNYYVTGAGYNLARILVEDRVEHRPQPLTVTHNRSLWMVVPRRVAYEYTPRRYHQEMRALIQAGAVTNPLRYGPDSALKRKLKLEKNQLGHFVKFKKYYHRPE